The following DNA comes from Nocardia sp. XZ_19_385.
TCCAACGTGGGCTGGCTGCGCGAGCACGGCGTCTCGATCTGGGACGAGTGGGCGGACGCGGACGGCGAGCTCGGCCCGGTCTACGGCGTGCAGTGGCGCTCCTGGCCGACACCGGACGGCGGCCACATCGACCAGATCAGCCAGGTCGTCGAGACCCTGCGCGGCAACCCGGATTCGCGCCGCATCATCGTCTCCGCGTGGAACGTGGCCGAGCTGGACCAGATGGCGCTGGCCCCGTGCCACGCGTTCTTCCAGTTCTATGTCGCCGACGGGAAGCTGTCCTGCCAGCTGTATCAGCGCAGCGCCGACCTGTTCCTCGGGGTCCCGTTCAATATCGCCAGCTACGCGCTGCTGACCCACATGGTCGCCCAGCAGACCGGCCTCGGGCTCGGCGATTTCATCTGGACCGGCGGCGACTGCCACATCTACGACAACCACCTCGAGCAGGTCACCGAACAGCTCACCCGGCAGCCGTACCCGTTCCCGGCGCTGCGACTGAACCAGGCGCCGTCGCTGTTCGAGTACCGCTACGAGGACGTGGAAATCGTTGACTACCAGCACCATCCGGCGATCAAGGCGCCGGTGGCGGTGTGAGCGCGCGCAAGATCGGCCTGATCTGGGCGCAGACGCCCGACGGCGTCATCGGATTCGAGAACACCATCCCCTGGCGACTACCCGAGGACCTGACCAACTTCAAGGCCGTGACCTCGGGACATCCGGTCATCATGGGCCGGCGCACCTGGGATTCGCTGCCCGCGAAATTCCGCCCGCTGCCGGAACGCCGCAATATCGTGGTCACCCGGCAGGCCGACTGGTCGGCCGAAGGCGCCGAACGCGTCGAATCCGTCGACGCGGCACTGGCCGCGGCCGACGGTGACGTCTGGGTGATGGGCGGCGGCGAAATTTACCGCGCCACCATGGAATTCGCCACTGAACTGCTGGTCACCGAGGTGGACGTCAGAGTCGACGGCGATGCCTACGCCCCGGAGATCGGCCCCGAATGGCAAGCGGCGCCGGAGCCTTGGCGAGAATCATCGAACGGTCTGCGGTTCCGGATCGTGCGCTACACCCGCTGACCGGCCCCACTCAAACCCGGCCCGCGACAATCGCCGGTCGGGCATACTCCTGATATGCCAGCCCAGCACCGATGAAGTGATGCGAAAGGCAATCTCTCTATGGAAAAGAAATCGCTGACAGCGGTCGCCCGCCAACAGCTCAAGTTGGCCGCTACCGCCACCAGCGGGCGCAGTTCGCAAACCATCTTCGGCGGACATGCCGCCTCGCTCCGGCAGACGGTGGTCGGCCTGTCGGCGGGCCAGAGCCTGGCCGAACACGACAATGCGGGCGACGCAACACTCCTGGTCCTCAGCGGCACCCTGACCCTGATCAGTGGTGGCAACGAGTGGAAAGGTTCGACCGGTGACCTGCTGGTCGTGCCCAAGGCCAGGCACAGTGTCAAAGCCAACGAGGACGTTGCGTTCCTGCTCACAGTTGCCAAGTAAGGCCACGCTGAGCCGATGGGCGGTCGGTCCCGGCTACTAGGCTGTTGATCATGGGTGAGCCACAGCCGATCCTCGATCCACTCTCACCGAGCGCGATCTTTCTGGTCGTGACCATCGATGAGGGGGGCGAGTCGGCTGTGCGCGACCTTCTCGAGGACCTGTCAGGGCTCAAGCGCTCCGTCGGTTTCCGCGTGCCGGGTTCGGACCTGTCGATTGTCACCTCGATCGGCTCCGCCGCGTGGGACCGGCTCTTCAGCGGCTCCCGCCCGGCCGCGCTGCGGGAGTTCCCGGGTTACTTCGGGCCGAAGCATCAGGCCCCCGCGACGCCGGGCGACCTGCTGTTCCACATCAAGTCCCAAACCCCGGACGCCGCTTTCGAATTGGCGATGACGATCGGCGAGAAACTCGAGGGCGCGGGGACCGTCGTCGACGAGACCATCGGTTTCCGCTACTTCGAACAGCGGGACCTGCTGGGATTCGTGGACGGCACCGAGAACCCCGAGGGCCCGCTCGCCAAATCGGCCGCGCTGGTCGGGGACGAGGATCCCGAATTCGCCGGCGGCAGTTACGTTGTCGTGCAGAAGTACACGCACGATCTGACTGCCTGGCGCGCGCTGCCGGTCCCCGAGCAGGAGCGCGTGATCGGGCGCACCAAGCTCGAGGATTACGAGCTGTCCGACGCGGACAAGCCCGCCGATTCGCATGTGGCCGTGAACACCGTCACCGACCCCGAGACCGGCGCGGAACGCAAGATCCTGCGCGCCAATATGCCCTTCGGTAGCGTCAAGGAGGGCGAGTTCGGCACGTACTACATCGCCTACGCGGCCTCCCCCGATGTCACCGACAGCATGCTCGTCCGGATGTTCCTCGGCACCGAGGACGCTACCCACGATCGCATCCTTGATTTCTCCACAGCCATCACGGGTACTCAGTTCTTTACACCGTCCGCCGATTTCTTCGAGGACCTGCCCGAGCCCGCGGAAGCGCCCGGGGAATCGGCGGGCATCGATGTTCACAGCAATGGCAGTCAAAGCAATGGCAGCGGCTCACTCGGCATCGGCACATTGAAAAGGAGTAGGTCATGAATAACCTCCATCGCGGGCTGGCGCCGATCACTTCCGAGGCTTGGAAGGCGATCGAGGAAGAAGCCGGCCGCACCTTCAAGCGCCATATCGCGGGCCGCCGCGTGGTCGACCTGTCCGGCCCGCACGGCGAGGATTACAACGCCGTCGGTTTGGGCCGCACCGAGCCGATCAGCGCACCCGATACCGGCGTGCAGGCACGGCAGCGCCAGGTCGCGCCGCTGGTGGAGTTGCGAGTGCCGTTCACGCTGTCCCGCGTCGAACTCGACAACGTCGAGAAGGGCGCTCAGGACGCTGATCTGGACCCGGTGAAGGATGCCGCCCGCAAGATCGCCTTCGCCGAGGACCGCGCCATCTTCGAGGGCTACGCGGCGGCCGGGATCACCGGGGTGCGGGCGAGCTCGTCCAACGAGTCGATCAAGGTGCCGACGGACCCGAAGGATGTCCCCGAGGCCGTCACCCAGGCGCTGAGCGCGCTGCGGTTGGCCGGTGTCGACGGCCCGTATTCGGTATTGCTCAGCGCCGACCTGTTCACCGCGGTCAGCGAGACCTCCGATCACGGCCACCCCATCCGCACCCACATCGAACGCCTCATCCCCGACGGCGAGATCATCTGGGCCCCCGCCATCGACGGCGCCTTCGTGCTCACCACCCGCGGCGGCGATTTCGATCTGAACCTGGGCCAGGACCTGTCCATCGGCTACCTGGCGCACGACGCCGAGAACGTGCAGCTCTACTTCCAGGAGAGCCTGCAGTTCCTGGTCTACACCGGCGAAGCCGCGGTCGCACTGGAGGCCTGAGCTCGGCCAGGATTGACCTGCACCCCGCAGGCGGTAGCGTGAAGCCGCTGACGCAGGAGGTGGACGATGGTGCGCGCGGGTGTGGTGCCGGGGCGGCGAATCGCGCTGTATATCGGGATCGGGATGCTGGTGACCGCGGCGCTGTGCCTGCTGGTCGTGGCCGTGTTCGGGTCGTATCGGGTGTTCACCGGGGCGCTGGCCGGGGTGGTAGCCGGGGCCGCGGCGCTGGTGGCGTTGTTCGCCCGGGATGCGATCGTGCTGACCGAGAGCGCGATCTACCTGCGGAAACCATGGCACGAAACGACCATCGACTGGGATCGCGTGGTCGCTGGGCGGTTCACGCTCGACGACCGCGAGCGGTGGTCGCTGGCACTGGATCTGGCCGGGGGTGACGAACAGCACGGGGAGCTGGTGCTGCTGTCCATTCCGCCGGTGGCCGGGCCCGTGTCCGGCGCTTACGACCTGCGCAAACGCGAGCAGGTCAACGAGATCCGGGAGATCCTGCGGCGCAAGAAGATTCCGATCACCGTGCTTCCGGAGATCGCCGGGGCGCTCAGCACACACTGGAAGATCGCACCGCCGACACGGTGACCCGGCACCGCCGCATATGGGGTGACGGGCCGGGGCGGGTCCAGTAGTTTGAGTGCTGTGTCGATGATGAAGGGCGCCAACGTTCCGGTGCCGATGCCCGTGGTCCGCATCGAACTGGGGTGGCAATCGGGTCCCGGTGTTCCGGATGCGGATGCGTCCGCGCTCCTGCTGGTCGGGGGAAAGGTCCGCTCCGACAACGATTTCGTGTTCTACAACCAGCCGCAGCACAGCTCCGGCGCGGTGCGGCACGAGGGCAAGCAGCAGGGGCCCACGGTGCTGGACAACCTGTGGGTGAACCTCGGGCAGGTGGAACCGCAGATCGAGACCATCGTCATCGCGGCCTCGTCCGACGGCGGCACCTTCGGGCAGTTCCAGGGCCTGTACGTGCGGGTGCTCGACGCGAACAACGGCACCGAGGTGGCCCGGTTCGACAGCACCGGCGCCAGCACCGAGACGGCCTTCGTGCTCGGTGAGCTGTACCGCAGGCAGGGGGCCTGGAAGTTCCGCGCGGTCGGGCAGGGCTACGACTCCGGGCTCAGCGGATTGGCCACGGACTACGGCATTTCCGTCGACGACACGCCTGCTCCGCCACCGGCGCAACAGTATTCGCCGCCACCCGTGCCGCCGCAGCAGTACGCGCCGCCGCCGGCCCAGCAGCCGGTGCCGCCGCCGCAATACGCTCCGCCGCCACAGCAATTCGCGCCGCCCGCGCAGCCGTACGCGCCGCCCCCTCCGCCGCACCAGCAGCAGTTCGCGCCGCCCCCACCCCAGCATCAGCAGTTCGCGCCCCCGCCCCCGACGGGTGGTGCGCCGGTGAATCTGAGCAAGATCTCGCTCACCAAGGAAGCGCCGTCGGTCTCGCTGACCAAGTCGGGTGCGACCGGCGGCACCATGCGGGTCAACCTGAACTGGACCACCACCAAGCCCGCCCGCGGCGGCGGCCTGTTCGGACGCCGTTCCCGCGGCGGCAACGGCGGGCTCGACCTCGACCTGTGCTGCTTCTTCGAATTGGCCGACGGCCGCATCGGTTCCGTGCGCGCACTGGACCGCTCCTTCGGCGATCTGACCAACCCGCCCTACATCCGGCTGGACCAGGACGACCGCACCGGCGCCAGCACCACCGGCGAGAACCTCGACATCAACCTGGATTTCACCAGCCAGTTCCGCCGGATCCTGGTGTTCTCCTCGATCTACGAGGGCGCCAAGGACTTCCGCGGCGTGCACGCCACCGTCACGCTCTATCCGGTGAACTCCACGCCCATCGAGATGACACTCGACGGCTGCCAGGACGAGTCGCGGGACGCGGTGCTCGCGCACATCGAGAACATCAACGGCGAGTTCGTGGTCCGGCGCGAAGGCACGTTCATCCGGCCGCCCGCGGGCCAGCCGGGTGCGGGCGTCATGGAGATCGCGCGGATATACAACTGGGACTTCGGGTTCAAGGCGGGCCGCGGCAAGGGCTGAGACACGCCCCAGGACCTCGCCCGCCGTACCTCCGCCGCGGTGGACGCGGCGGTCGGCGCCGGGCGCGAGCTGGGACTGACCGTGTCCGATGCCACGGTGCTGCACGACGTCTTCTCCGTTGTCGTGCACCTTGCGCCGGCACCGGTCGTGGTCCGGGTTCCGACCATCCTGCCGCACTGCGAGAGCCTCGATGCCCTCGCGCACCGCCAGCGCGCGGAGCTGGACGTGACGCGATGGCTCGCCGCCCGGGGCACACCGGAGATCCCGCCCAGCCCGCTCGTGCCGCCGGAACCCGTTCAGCGCGACGGGTTCTCGATGACGTTCTGGCAGTTCGTCGCGGAGGATCGGGACCAGGAACCCGACTATGTGGCGAACTCCGAAAGCGTCGCCGACCTGCACGCGGCGCTGCGGGATTACCCGGGTCACCTGTCGTTTCTGTCGGCGGCCGATCCGCAGTTCGTCACCGAAGGCCTCACCCTGCTCGAAAAGCACCCCGATCTGGTCGATCCGGCCGACCTGGACCGCGCACAGCGCGAGTGGCGGCAGCTGGAACCTCTGGTGCGCTCGCGCGCGGCGTTCGAAGACGCCTTCCCGGGGATCGACCTCCAGCCCATCCACGGCGACTCGCCGACCGCGAACATCTTCTCCGGCATGGACGGTGACCTCTACTCCGACTTCGAGCTGATCACGCTGGGCCCGATCGAATGGGACCTGGCCGCGCTCGGGCCCGACCACGAGGCCGCCTACGACCGTGGTGCGAAGCGCAATGGCACCAGGCCCTTGAACGAGGAGGTGCTGCGCTTCGTGAACGCCGTGGGGATGCTGCGCATCATCGCCACCCTCACGCTCGCGCCGCAACTGCCCGTGCTGGTCGATTACCTGACACCGGCCCTCGACCTGTGGCGCGCGATGCCGTTCGCCGGCGGCATGGCCGACTGACTCAACCTGTGGCGAGGAGTTCGGTTGCCGTGCCGCGGATTTCGCCGAGATCTCCAGGCCAGCCGAGCATGCGCAACGCCGCGTCCGGGATGACGCTTTCCGCATAGCCCGGCGCGGCGCCCTCGTCGGAGCGGATGCTGATCACGGTTTCGACGAGCCGGAAGGGCAGTACCTCGGCGCCGCGCACACCTGCCGCTCCGGCCTCGGACAGCACGTCACGGGCGAAAGCCTCATAGTGCCCGCGTAATTCGTCGCGCCGCAGCCGGAACGCTTCGAAGCGTTCGGTGCGCAGGTCCGGCAGCAGGTACAGCGCGCCGAGATTCCAGCGCGCCGCGCAGAGCTGACGGACGTCGAACAGGGCGAGGGTATAGAGCCGGACCGGTGCGGGCTCGGCTGCCTTGCCCAGCCGCTGCGCGAGTTCCAGTGGCGCGGTGATGGTTTCGGCGAGTAGCGCGTCGAGAATGTCGTCTTTCGAGCCGAAGTGGTGGTAGAGCGACGCCTGCCGGATGCCGACCGCGTCGGCGACCGCCCGGGTCGAGGTATTCGCATAGCCCTTGGTGGTGAACAGTTCTCCGGCGGCGTCGAGGATCTCCGCGCGCGGCGTCTGCCCGCGCCGCGTGCGTTGCTCGAGCCGGGGACGCCCGGGACCAGGGTTTGTCACCTGCTCATTCTGGCATCGCACCGCAGGGCTCTCCTTCGGCCACTCGCCCGCGGTGAGGTTTCTGTCATTCGACAGAAATCGCGGCAACGCAGAAGTTACCGGCGTTCCCGGAAGCGATACACGCGCGACACCGAAAGCGCGATCGTGAACGGAAAACTGTCACTCGATAGATATTGGCCACACGCCGGAGGAACCCATGGCCACGACACTCACCCCACCATCCGATTCCGACAGCGCCGACCTGGCGGGCTTCGGCTATCAGCCGGTCCTGCACCGCAAGCTGGGCCGATACGCCTCGTTCGCGGCCGGGTTCTCCTTCGTCTCCATCCTGACCACGATCTTCCAGTTCTTCGGGCTCGGATACTCCTTCGGCGGCGGGGCCTTCTTCTGGACCTGGCCCATCGTGTTCGCCGGACAGTTCCTGGTGGCATTGAACTTCGCCGAACTCGCCGCGCACTACCCGATCTCGGGGTCCATCTACCAGTGGTCGCGCCGCCTGGCCGGCGACCTGGTCGGCTGGTTCGCGGGCTGGTCGATGATCATCGCGCAGATCGTCACCGCCGCGGCGGCCGCGATCGCACTCCAGGTGGTGCTGCCGGCGGTGTGGAGCGGATTCCAGCTGATCGGCGAGGATCCGGCGCTCACCTCGACCTCCGGCGCGGCCAACGCGGTGCTGCTCGGCAGTGTGCTGATGGCGCTGACCACGATCATCAACGTGATCGGGGTGGACGTCATGGCCCGGATCAACGCCATCGGCGTCACCATCGAAATCGTCGGCGTCGCCGCGGTGATCGGCCTGTTCTTCGCCGACGCCGAACGCGGTCCCGGCGTTGTGCTGAACACCGAGGCCGCCGCGCCCGGCGGGTACATGGCCGCGTTCCTGGTGTCGGGCCTGATGGCGGCGTACGTGATGCTCGGGTTCTCCTCCGCCGGGGAACTGGCCGAGGAAACCAAGAATCCGCGCAAGGTCGCCCCGCGCACCATCCTGGCCGCGCTGGCGGTCTCCGGTCTGGGCGGCGGGCTCATGCTGCTCGGCGCGCTGATGGCCGCGCCGAGCCTGACCGACGGCAACCTGGCCACCGGCGGCCTGGCCTACGTCATCACCGCCAAGCTGGCCAGCCCGGCGGGCACGGTGCTGCTGTGTGCGGTGGCGGTCGCGGTGTTCGTGTGCACGCTGGCCATTCAGACAGCCGGGTCGCGCCTGATGTTCTCCATGGCCCGGGACGGGAAACTTCCCTTCGCGCAGGCGCTTTCGAAGGTGCACCCGCGCTTCGGGACGCCGATCCTGCCCGCCGTGGTGTTCGGCGCGGCCGGCATCGCCCTGCTGGTGATCAACCTGGGCAACGCGGCGATCTTCGCGACGCTGGCCAGCGTCTGCATTGTCATGTTCTACATCGCCTACCTGCTGGTCACGGCGCCGATGCTGCGGCAGCGGCTGAGCGGCTGGCCGGGCGAGGTCTCCGAGGAAGGCCTGTTCTCGCTGGGGCGCTTCGGGCTCGCGGTGAATATCGGCGCGGTGGTGTGGGGTATCGCGATGGCCATCAACCTGGCCTGGCCGCGGCCGGAGATCTACACGCCGCAGGGTGGGGGCTGGTGGATGCTGTGGTCCGCGCCGCTGTTCGTGATCCTCAGTGCCGCAGTCGGATTCGTGGTCTACCGGTTTGTCGGCCGGAAGAGCCCGGCGGTCGGCGAACAGAACGCCCTGGCAGGGGACGCCCCGGAACCGGCACCCCAGCCCGCATAACTCCGTCGTCCAGTACAGCC
Coding sequences within:
- a CDS encoding thymidylate synthase, whose product is MATTDTQYEDLLRLVLESGTAKADRTGTGTRSVFGHQLRYDLSQGFPLVTTKKVHLKSIVYELLWFLRGDSNVGWLREHGVSIWDEWADADGELGPVYGVQWRSWPTPDGGHIDQISQVVETLRGNPDSRRIIVSAWNVAELDQMALAPCHAFFQFYVADGKLSCQLYQRSADLFLGVPFNIASYALLTHMVAQQTGLGLGDFIWTGGDCHIYDNHLEQVTEQLTRQPYPFPALRLNQAPSLFEYRYEDVEIVDYQHHPAIKAPVAV
- a CDS encoding cupin domain-containing protein; translated protein: MEKKSLTAVARQQLKLAATATSGRSSQTIFGGHAASLRQTVVGLSAGQSLAEHDNAGDATLLVLSGTLTLISGGNEWKGSTGDLLVVPKARHSVKANEDVAFLLTVAK
- a CDS encoding phosphotransferase codes for the protein MDAAVGAGRELGLTVSDATVLHDVFSVVVHLAPAPVVVRVPTILPHCESLDALAHRQRAELDVTRWLAARGTPEIPPSPLVPPEPVQRDGFSMTFWQFVAEDRDQEPDYVANSESVADLHAALRDYPGHLSFLSAADPQFVTEGLTLLEKHPDLVDPADLDRAQREWRQLEPLVRSRAAFEDAFPGIDLQPIHGDSPTANIFSGMDGDLYSDFELITLGPIEWDLAALGPDHEAAYDRGAKRNGTRPLNEEVLRFVNAVGMLRIIATLTLAPQLPVLVDYLTPALDLWRAMPFAGGMAD
- a CDS encoding Dyp-type peroxidase, with product MGEPQPILDPLSPSAIFLVVTIDEGGESAVRDLLEDLSGLKRSVGFRVPGSDLSIVTSIGSAAWDRLFSGSRPAALREFPGYFGPKHQAPATPGDLLFHIKSQTPDAAFELAMTIGEKLEGAGTVVDETIGFRYFEQRDLLGFVDGTENPEGPLAKSAALVGDEDPEFAGGSYVVVQKYTHDLTAWRALPVPEQERVIGRTKLEDYELSDADKPADSHVAVNTVTDPETGAERKILRANMPFGSVKEGEFGTYYIAYAASPDVTDSMLVRMFLGTEDATHDRILDFSTAITGTQFFTPSADFFEDLPEPAEAPGESAGIDVHSNGSQSNGSGSLGIGTLKRSRS
- a CDS encoding TetR/AcrR family transcriptional regulator; this translates as MTNPGPGRPRLEQRTRRGQTPRAEILDAAGELFTTKGYANTSTRAVADAVGIRQASLYHHFGSKDDILDALLAETITAPLELAQRLGKAAEPAPVRLYTLALFDVRQLCAARWNLGALYLLPDLRTERFEAFRLRRDELRGHYEAFARDVLSEAGAAGVRGAEVLPFRLVETVISIRSDEGAAPGYAESVIPDAALRMLGWPGDLGEIRGTATELLATG
- a CDS encoding amino acid permease, which translates into the protein MATTLTPPSDSDSADLAGFGYQPVLHRKLGRYASFAAGFSFVSILTTIFQFFGLGYSFGGGAFFWTWPIVFAGQFLVALNFAELAAHYPISGSIYQWSRRLAGDLVGWFAGWSMIIAQIVTAAAAAIALQVVLPAVWSGFQLIGEDPALTSTSGAANAVLLGSVLMALTTIINVIGVDVMARINAIGVTIEIVGVAAVIGLFFADAERGPGVVLNTEAAAPGGYMAAFLVSGLMAAYVMLGFSSAGELAEETKNPRKVAPRTILAALAVSGLGGGLMLLGALMAAPSLTDGNLATGGLAYVITAKLASPAGTVLLCAVAVAVFVCTLAIQTAGSRLMFSMARDGKLPFAQALSKVHPRFGTPILPAVVFGAAGIALLVINLGNAAIFATLASVCIVMFYIAYLLVTAPMLRQRLSGWPGEVSEEGLFSLGRFGLAVNIGAVVWGIAMAINLAWPRPEIYTPQGGGWWMLWSAPLFVILSAAVGFVVYRFVGRKSPAVGEQNALAGDAPEPAPQPA
- a CDS encoding dihydrofolate reductase, which encodes MSARKIGLIWAQTPDGVIGFENTIPWRLPEDLTNFKAVTSGHPVIMGRRTWDSLPAKFRPLPERRNIVVTRQADWSAEGAERVESVDAALAAADGDVWVMGGGEIYRATMEFATELLVTEVDVRVDGDAYAPEIGPEWQAAPEPWRESSNGLRFRIVRYTR
- a CDS encoding TerD family protein produces the protein MMKGANVPVPMPVVRIELGWQSGPGVPDADASALLLVGGKVRSDNDFVFYNQPQHSSGAVRHEGKQQGPTVLDNLWVNLGQVEPQIETIVIAASSDGGTFGQFQGLYVRVLDANNGTEVARFDSTGASTETAFVLGELYRRQGAWKFRAVGQGYDSGLSGLATDYGISVDDTPAPPPAQQYSPPPVPPQQYAPPPAQQPVPPPQYAPPPQQFAPPAQPYAPPPPPHQQQFAPPPPQHQQFAPPPPTGGAPVNLSKISLTKEAPSVSLTKSGATGGTMRVNLNWTTTKPARGGGLFGRRSRGGNGGLDLDLCCFFELADGRIGSVRALDRSFGDLTNPPYIRLDQDDRTGASTTGENLDINLDFTSQFRRILVFSSIYEGAKDFRGVHATVTLYPVNSTPIEMTLDGCQDESRDAVLAHIENINGEFVVRREGTFIRPPAGQPGAGVMEIARIYNWDFGFKAGRGKG
- a CDS encoding family 1 encapsulin nanocompartment shell protein; protein product: MNNLHRGLAPITSEAWKAIEEEAGRTFKRHIAGRRVVDLSGPHGEDYNAVGLGRTEPISAPDTGVQARQRQVAPLVELRVPFTLSRVELDNVEKGAQDADLDPVKDAARKIAFAEDRAIFEGYAAAGITGVRASSSNESIKVPTDPKDVPEAVTQALSALRLAGVDGPYSVLLSADLFTAVSETSDHGHPIRTHIERLIPDGEIIWAPAIDGAFVLTTRGGDFDLNLGQDLSIGYLAHDAENVQLYFQESLQFLVYTGEAAVALEA